DNA from Diaphorobacter limosus:
TTAGTTACCGAACCTTACCAAACATCCCTGCTGGTGATTTCAATCGCAAACGCAATTGACAATTCTTTTATATTCCCCGTAGGAAAAACGCTACATCCGCCGAATGCGCTCGACCATCTCGTGGGCAAAGTCCACAAAGGCCTTGCTGCCGCGGGCCCCAGGGTCGAACACCACGCCGGGCAGGCCGTAGCTCGGCGCCTCGGCCAGGCGCACGTTGCGCGGGATGACGGTGTCGAACACCTTGTCGCCAAAATGGTCCTTGAGCTGGGCGCTGACCTGGCTTTGCAGCGTGATGCGCGGGTCGAACATGACGCGCAGCAGGCCGATGATCTGCAGGTCGCGGTTCAGGTTGGCGTGCACCTGCTTGATGGTGTTGACCAGATCCGTCAGGCCTTCGAGCGCGAAGTACTCGCACTGCATGGGCACGATGACACCGTTGGCGCTGCACAGACCGTTGAGCGTCAGCATGGATAGCGACGGCGGGCAGTCGATGAGCACGAAGTCGTAGTCCTGATCCACCTCGGCCAGCGCCGCCTTGAGGCGCTTTTCACGGTGCTCCAATGGCACCAGCTCGACCTCGGCGCCGGCCAGTTCGCGGTTGGCGCCCAGCACGTGGTAGCCGCATTGTTCGGCCAGCACGGCAGCCTCCCTGATGGAGGCGGATTCGAGCAGCACGTCGTACACGCTGAGCGCCAACGCGCGCTTGTCCACGCCCGAGCCCATGGTGGCATTGCCCTGCGGATCCAGATCCACCAGCAGCACGCGCTGGCCGATTTTGGCCAGCCCGGCGGCGAGGTTGACGGAGGTAGTGGTCTTGCCAACGCCACCCTTTTGGTTGGCAATGCAGAAGATCTTGGCCATGCAGTCCCGTCCGGTTTACTTGGAGATGGCCAGCTTGACGCCAAAGCCGATAAGGAAAACGCCCGCCAGCTTCTCCAGCGTGCGCACCACCGTGGGGTTGGCGCGCATGCGCTCGGCCATGTGCTGGGTCAGCAGCACCACCACCAGGCAATACAAAAAAGTGAGTACGGCGATGGTGGCCGCCATGGCGGCGAAGGTCACCAGCCCACGGTGCGTCGCCGGGTTCACGAACAAGGGGAAGAAGGCCATGTAGAACACGATGGCCTTGGGGTTGAGCAGCGTGATCACCGCCCCCTGGCGAAAATAATGTCGCGGCTTGATGTTCACGACCGGCGCCTGGCCGGGCTTGGCGGTAAGCATCTTGTAGCCCATCCAGCCCAGGTACGCCGCGCCCAGCCATTGCACGGCCGCAAACGCCGCCGGGTAGGCCGCCAGCAGGCCAGCCACGCCGGCCACGGCCAGCCACATCAGTGCCTGGTCTGCCGCAATGACCCCGAAGCATGCAGCCATGCCGGCGCGCACCCCACCCTTGGCCGTCGAGGTGATGATTGCCAGGTTGCCCGGCCCGGGAATCGCCAGAAACAACACGATGGCGGCGACGAAAGCGCCGTAGTCAGCAATGCCAAACATGGGAAGAGCGCTGCGAGCGAAGAAGGAAACGCTCGAGTTTAAGCGACGGGTCGCAGCCAGACGATGCAGCGCTCTGCCTGCAAACCCGGAACTGTGAGCTGTTCCACGTGAAACACCTGTACGTCACCGGGCAGCGCGTCGATCTCGTCCTGCGGGTGCCGCCCCTTCATGGCCAGCCACACGCCATGTGGCGCCAGCGCCTGGCGCGACCAGGCGGTGAAGTCCGCCAGCGCGGCGAAGGCGCGGCAGCTCACAACGTCGAACGGGCCATCCAGGTTTTCCACCCGGGCATGCAGGCCGTGCAGGTTTGACAGTTGCAGCGCCGCTGCCGCGTGCTGGATGAAGGCCGCCTTCTTGGCCACGGTATCCACGCAACTCACGTCCAGGCCCGGGCCGCAGATGGCAAACACCACCCCCGGCAGGCCGCCGCCGCTGCCCACATCCAACAGGCGCGGCGCGGCGCCGCCCTGCCCCGCCGCCAGATGGCGCTGCAGCGGCGCCACGGCGGCCAGGCTGTCGAGCAGGTGGTGCGTCAGCATTTCCTCGGTGTTGCGCACGGCTGTCAGGTTGTAGACCTTGTTCCACTTTTGCAGCAGGCCCATGAAGTCCAGCAGCTTGACGCGCTGCGTCTCGTCAAGCGCCAGGCCCAGAGCCTGGCAGCCGGCGTGCAGC
Protein-coding regions in this window:
- a CDS encoding AAA family ATPase — translated: MAKIFCIANQKGGVGKTTTSVNLAAGLAKIGQRVLLVDLDPQGNATMGSGVDKRALALSVYDVLLESASIREAAVLAEQCGYHVLGANRELAGAEVELVPLEHREKRLKAALAEVDQDYDFVLIDCPPSLSMLTLNGLCSANGVIVPMQCEYFALEGLTDLVNTIKQVHANLNRDLQIIGLLRVMFDPRITLQSQVSAQLKDHFGDKVFDTVIPRNVRLAEAPSYGLPGVVFDPGARGSKAFVDFAHEMVERIRRM
- a CDS encoding LysE family translocator, which codes for MFGIADYGAFVAAIVLFLAIPGPGNLAIITSTAKGGVRAGMAACFGVIAADQALMWLAVAGVAGLLAAYPAAFAAVQWLGAAYLGWMGYKMLTAKPGQAPVVNIKPRHYFRQGAVITLLNPKAIVFYMAFFPLFVNPATHRGLVTFAAMAATIAVLTFLYCLVVVLLTQHMAERMRANPTVVRTLEKLAGVFLIGFGVKLAISK
- the rsmG gene encoding 16S rRNA (guanine(527)-N(7))-methyltransferase RsmG — its product is MSAELGERLHAGCQALGLALDETQRVKLLDFMGLLQKWNKVYNLTAVRNTEEMLTHHLLDSLAAVAPLQRHLAAGQGGAAPRLLDVGSGGGLPGVVFAICGPGLDVSCVDTVAKKAAFIQHAAAALQLSNLHGLHARVENLDGPFDVVSCRAFAALADFTAWSRQALAPHGVWLAMKGRHPQDEIDALPGDVQVFHVEQLTVPGLQAERCIVWLRPVA